The region atcgggctccctgctcagcggggagtctgcttctccctctgactctcttccctctcgtgctttctatctctcattctctctctctctcaaataaataaattaaattaaaaaaaaaaagccactaaaTTTCCAGCAAATTAATGCAAAAAGATGTACTCCAGGTCATGTTATTGTGAAATTTCTGAACAccaggaattaaaagaaaatgccaaggctttcatgaaaggaagaaagaaaataaaagatcctAGATAAAATACCCGGAATTTGACAGCAGATTTCTTAAGGGCAACAAAGGATGTTAGATAAAAATGCAGCAAGGTTTTCAAAATTCTATGGGACtataatttccaaataagaattatatctacagggcgcctgggtggctcagttggttaagcgactgccttcggctcaggtcatgatcctggagtcctgggatcgagtcccacatcgggctccctgctcggtggggagtctgcttctccctctgaccctcccccctctcatgtgctctctctctctctcattctctctctctcaaataaataaataaaatcttaaaaaaaaagaattatatctgCAGAAAATATACCATTCAGGTGTTAAGGATAGAATAAAAACACTTTCAGAAATACAAgttatcactacatttgtgttttgaaaaaaaaaactatgggtATGCCCCCAAATCAAGGGGATAAACCAAGAGATGAGGAACTAGGAATCAGGAAGAGATAACAcacaagagaggagaaaaatatctAAACACAACTGCTGTGTGGTAAATCAGGTCATACTAGAGGGTTCCAGGGAAGAAGCCTCAAaagataacaataataaaaggaaataaaagaaaaagaatacctACTGTATTTGAATATATTGAGAGGATACCTTCAGTTCAGTTGAAGAGTTTTAGATTGAAATAGTAATGCACATGCACAAAATGAGGCAATTGAAAAACTTAGGTAATTAGTATcttcaagagaaattttaaaagttacatgtTCTTGATCTGTGTGGTGGTTACATGGACGTGTGAAATTTTACCAaaccatacatttttattttgggcaTTTTCTGTATATGTGcaaatatttcaatgaaaaaCTTTCTTAAAGTGAAAATACACATTTCCTAGCTCTATCCACTGAAAAGGCctagaaataatggaaaaaattatgtgagaaaggaaacacgACCACAGTACCTATGTGACTCTGGCATACATAATATTTGAACTAGAAAAATGTGtagttataataatataaacacagAATAGTGACTAACCAAAAATTATGATATAACTACATTGAGAGGGAAAAATTGAGGGAAGGCTCAGGGTTTAAGAGAAAGTTAAATCCACATCTTTCTTAGCAGAGATTCAATATAATATCTaaaactgaaaaagcaaaaacacctACATAGGCAAATTACTTAGAAACAGACAGTTTAAGAGGAACATACAGCTAAGGAGTTGAAAATTACTGCATTTGGGAATGGGGAACTGGAAATGAGGTGTGCTGGGGCAGGCAGATATCAGCAGTTTTATCTTTACACGCCTTGAAGTGATTTGACTCCTTAAACTGCCTATATGTGTTAatttgagtaaaataaaaatcatatttaaaaagccaatttaaaaaaggaaaaagtttatgGCTATATCAAAAGTAACATGACATCTTAAACACTTTGGGGAGGAATTTATTTTCAGCATCAATAAGGTAATGCCAGAGAGAGCATATAAATAAGGAAGTAATATATAATACTAAACCAAACAAAGAGTAGGGAGCTATTCAAGGTAAATCATTAAGCTAACTGACTTTAGCATCAACCTCCCTCTACACTGGAAAGATGGTTAGTTTTTATCAGAGGTATATAGTAAATTATGGTTGTAATTCTGCTTTCACAAAGTTGCCCCCTAAGAAAAAGTTTCTATAATCACTTCCCAATGTTTTTGAGTGTTTTTAAATATCGATACCAACATAatcaaaagatttttcttaaatttttattcatttatttattcatgagagacagggggagagagaggcagagggagagggagaagcaggctcccaaggagcagggagcctgatgtgggactcgatcccaggaccctgggatcatgacccgagctgaaggcagacacttaacgactgagccacccaggcgccccataatcataagatatttaataaaatactgaaTACAAAAGAGCATATAGATGATCCCAGctttatgtaatacatatattcCGGGAAATTTATGTTATATATCTTACACTGGGAAAAGCACTGTCTAGCAGCCAGGAAATCTGGCATTATTTAACCAGTACTACCACTAACAAGCTCTGGGTAAGATATTTAACTTTCCTGATTTTCAATTTCCCTataagaaaaatgcagaaattgATTAGTTAACTTACAGGGATTAATCTTTTGGATTAATGCCAAATAAGTCTAATCCTGCTTATATATACAGACCTACACATTTCAGAAAACAGGTGTAGATATCACCTACATCTCTTTTGCAGGACAAGTATTTCCATTCCTTTCAATGATTCTCTCTGTACTATGGTCTTCCAATCTTATCCTTCCATGACAGTTTAGAAATTCccaatttatgaatttttatcTCAAAACATCACAACTTAACACAGTCCTTCTATTTGCTTTGACTAGCCTAGAGTCATCTAGCCTAGAGTCATTTTCTTAGTCAATCTAGACATGACACTACTATTCATGAAAGCATTATTCTGATAGAAATCTCCAATAATTTTCATAAGCACTGCTATGAACACAGGATCTTCCATTTTAGAGATATAAAGGTGTTTTCTAAACAACTACCTGTAATATTTTACACCTGTCCTGGTTAAACATAATTTTGTTACTTTTAGTATAGTGTTCTATGCTATTTTAATCTTTGAATCCCAACTCTGTACTTCAACATTCTGAAGCTCTCTCCAAATTCTGTGCCATCAACGTATTTGATAAGTATGCCTTCTGTGACaacatccaaatcaacaaaatatttgcataagCATATCAAATACTAAATCCCATAGCATAACAACATAACATTAGTAATACTGGTTGATTTTTCTCTGGCTTATACTGATATTATGTGTGGTTCAATGCATTATTTGTAACTCCCCAACAGCTTCTTAATTGCAAAAATATCATGAAAGGTAttgttaaatgcttttctaaaatcaagatgtactgtgaaaatattttatgaacataGATTGcctttttcaatatattttttaagttttcatttaaattcctgttagttaacatgcagttaagttagattcaggtgtacagtatagtgattcaacacttccatacaacacccagttctcatagcaagtgcactccttcatccccaccacctatttaaccatcccccacccacctcccctctagccaccatcagtttcttctctatagttaagagtccgttgcttggtttgcctctccctctctctctctctcttttccccccctttactcatttgttttgtttcttaaattccacatgagtgaaatcatacagtacttgtctttctatttattttgcttagtataatacactctataatacactctagctccatccatgtcattgcaaatggcaagatttcttttttttttttatagctgagtaacattccattgtatatacataccacctcttccttacccattcatcagtccatggacactttggctgtttccataatttggaagtagacactgctgctataaacactggggtccatctatccctttgaattagtacttttgtattctttgggtaaatacctagtagtgcaattgctgggtcctagggtagctctatttttaactttttgaggaacctccatactgttttcccaaaagtggctgcaacagtttgcattttcACTTACTCAAATCACTATTTATAAATTATGTACACCAAAGTTAATCCTGTGGATAATGACCAACACAGGATATGATGTCAATATTATCAGCACCACCAAACAAGACTTTATATATATACCctcatgtttgaaaaaaatagcaCTTAAAATGAATGGACATAAATTTTGTTCTAAGTCTGGATATCTTTGCAAAGGAATGCTACCAGGAATATGTTTTCATATGTAtgtaatggataaaaaaaacacaaaactatgtCAAATAATGTTAATCCATCTAGAAgcctcagaatttttaaaataaattcaatattatCTATATTATTTCAACTGCTCAAATGGAATCCGCCCTGTCACTATCCTGTTTTTAACTGAATTATGCATATTTAGCAAAATGAGTTTAAGATGACATAGGTCAAATTAACTGGGAACAGTATCTTTAGTAGTAAGGGCATTTTCAGAGTGCCCTTTTACTTCTAAAACTTGAAGATATGGCCAAATCTTCCATTTAAAGATATATCCTCTATATGCACAAAAATCTACTATGTGACAGTATCATGACACTGAAGTATTTATCCGGGGGGTAACTGTATCTTTATCACTGCTCTCTCAGCTACTTCACTCAACTGAACAGGACTCATAATAGGCCCACAAGATGCACAGtaacttataaattattttatattacttttcctATTCAGTTTATGTTTATGAGgaaattcttaatgatttttctaatttttcaaccTCTTTTCAGAAAACTAGGAGGATTTTTCCTGGAAGACACACACAGCTCTGTGAAACCAATTGCTACTGACAGAAAATGCCAAACTTTTATTTGTTCAACACAATCATTTTTGCTTCttaagaggaaagggaagatgaAAGACCGACTTCAAGAATTAAAGCAACGAACAAAGGAAATAGAACTTTCTAGAGACAAGCATGTGTCGACTACAGAAGCAGAAGAACAAGGGGTGTCTTTGCAGCAAGCTGTTATTTACGAAAAAGAGCCTGTAGCTGAGAGACACCTACATGAGATCCAAAAATTACAGGACAGTATTAACAATTTGACAGATGATGTTCAAAAATTTGGGCAACAACAGAGAAGTCTGGTGGCTTCAATGAGAAGGTTTAGTCTACTTAAGAGAGAGCCTAGCAttacaaaggagataaaaatccAAGCAGAACACATTAATAGAGGTTTGGATGATTTAGTAAAAGAAGTTAGAAAGTCAGGGGCTGAAAATGGTCCATCCTCAGTGGTGACAAGGATACTTAAATCTCAGCATGCTGCGATGTTCCGCCAATTTCAGCAAACTATGTTTACATACAACGACACAATAGCAGCAAAGCAAGAGAAGTGCAAGACATTTATTTTCCGTCAACTTGAAGTTGCTGGAAAAGAAATGCTTGAAGAAGAAGTAAATGATATGCTTTATCAAGGAAAATG is a window of Zalophus californianus isolate mZalCal1 chromosome 1, mZalCal1.pri.v2, whole genome shotgun sequence DNA encoding:
- the STX19 gene encoding syntaxin-19 — its product is MFMRKFLMIFLIFQPLFRKLGGFFLEDTHSSVKPIATDRKCQTFICSTQSFLLLKRKGKMKDRLQELKQRTKEIELSRDKHVSTTEAEEQGVSLQQAVIYEKEPVAERHLHEIQKLQDSINNLTDDVQKFGQQQRSLVASMRRFSLLKREPSITKEIKIQAEHINRGLDDLVKEVRKSGAENGPSSVVTRILKSQHAAMFRQFQQTMFTYNDTIAAKQEKCKTFIFRQLEVAGKEMLEEEVNDMLYQGKWEVFNESLLTEITITKAQLSEIEQRHKELVNLENQMKDLRDLFIEISLLVEEQGESINNIEMIVNSTKEYVNTTKEKFGLAVKYKKRNPCKVLCCWCCPCCSSK